A genome region from Thiohalophilus sp. includes the following:
- a CDS encoding XdhC family protein codes for MEAWGTDREVIRTAHQWLQQGHALVLVTVLKTWGSSPRPPGSLLVMRPDGVHAGSVSGGCVEEDLLARFSNNELSEQLPTRLDYGVDRQEATRFGLPCGGRLELLLEQLNDPDQLQPLLSAMQEGELVSRRVDLASGDVTLAPASANQEFAYGEASVSKVFGPQWQMLLIGAGHLSRYVSQLALMLDYQVIVCDPRQEYAAGWQVPGTQLTGMMPDEAVGEYAGHTRSIVLALTHDPKLDDMALLDALDSNAFYVGAIGSQRNCEARRRRLQELGLSKAQIRRLHAPVGLDIGSHTPPEIALAILAEITALRNSATAVVRNPHAVNVA; via the coding sequence ATGGAAGCCTGGGGAACCGACCGTGAAGTCATCCGTACCGCCCACCAGTGGTTGCAACAGGGCCACGCGCTGGTACTGGTCACCGTATTGAAAACCTGGGGCTCCTCACCCCGTCCGCCCGGTTCGCTGCTGGTGATGCGCCCGGACGGCGTGCATGCCGGTTCGGTTTCCGGGGGGTGCGTGGAGGAGGATCTGCTGGCCCGCTTTTCCAACAATGAGCTGAGCGAACAGCTGCCGACCCGTCTGGATTACGGCGTCGATCGCCAGGAAGCCACCCGCTTCGGTCTGCCCTGCGGCGGACGGCTGGAACTGTTACTGGAACAATTAAACGATCCGGATCAACTGCAGCCGTTGCTCAGCGCCATGCAAGAGGGGGAACTGGTCAGCCGCCGGGTGGATCTGGCCAGCGGCGACGTCACCCTGGCACCGGCCAGTGCCAATCAGGAGTTTGCCTATGGCGAGGCATCGGTCAGCAAGGTCTTCGGACCGCAATGGCAAATGCTGTTGATCGGGGCCGGGCACCTGTCCCGGTATGTCTCGCAACTGGCCCTGATGCTCGATTACCAGGTCATCGTTTGCGATCCGCGCCAGGAATACGCCGCCGGCTGGCAGGTGCCCGGCACGCAACTGACCGGCATGATGCCGGACGAGGCGGTCGGCGAATATGCCGGTCATACCCGCAGCATCGTGCTTGCCCTCACTCACGATCCCAAACTGGATGATATGGCGCTGCTCGATGCACTCGATTCCAACGCCTTTTATGTCGGTGCCATTGGTTCGCAACGCAACTGCGAGGCGCGGCGGCGGCGCCTGCAGGAACTGGGATTGTCTAAAGCGCAAATCCGCCGTCTGCATGCGCCGGTGGGACTGGATATCGGCAGCCATACGCCACCGGAGATCGCCCTCGCCATCCTGGCGGAAATCACCGCCCTGCGCAATTCGGCCACCGCCGTCGTACGCAACCCCCATGCCGTCAACGTGGCATGA